Proteins from a genomic interval of Methanobacteriaceae archaeon:
- a CDS encoding isocitrate/isopropylmalate family dehydrogenase produces MYKISVIPGDGIGKEVMEAALHILEAVDLDFDYEFAEAGDEYEAVSGIPLPPETIDIVKDSQSCLFGAAGESAADVIVKMRQELDLYVNLRPVKSYPGTKSLFDNLDFVIVRENTEGMYIGLEEETEEGAIAKRVITRKASERISRFGFEYAVKTGRKRVTAVHKANVLKKTDGVFKDSFYKVSEEFPQLESNDFYVDATAMYFLTKPEMFDVIVTTNLFGDILSDEGAGLVGGLGLIPSANIGDNQGLFEPVHGSAPRHAGKGTANPAAMMLSAVLMLDYLDETEEARKMENAIVETLAEGKVVTQDLGGNSSTMAMAAEVKTKLENL; encoded by the coding sequence ATGTACAAAATATCTGTTATTCCCGGAGACGGAATAGGAAAAGAAGTAATGGAAGCAGCCCTTCATATTTTAGAAGCTGTTGACCTTGATTTTGATTATGAATTTGCCGAAGCAGGTGATGAATACGAAGCCGTGAGTGGAATACCGCTGCCTCCAGAAACAATTGATATTGTAAAAGATTCTCAATCCTGTTTATTTGGAGCTGCAGGTGAATCCGCTGCAGACGTAATTGTTAAAATGAGGCAAGAATTAGATCTCTATGTCAATTTAAGGCCCGTGAAATCATATCCTGGAACAAAAAGTTTATTTGATAATTTAGACTTTGTAATTGTTCGGGAAAACACGGAAGGAATGTACATCGGCCTAGAAGAAGAAACTGAAGAAGGAGCTATTGCCAAGCGAGTTATAACCCGTAAGGCTTCTGAGAGAATTTCCAGATTTGGATTTGAATACGCGGTTAAAACCGGAAGGAAAAGGGTAACTGCTGTGCACAAGGCCAATGTCTTAAAAAAGACAGATGGTGTATTTAAAGACAGCTTTTACAAAGTTTCAGAAGAATTTCCACAATTAGAATCCAATGATTTCTATGTGGATGCTACTGCCATGTATTTCCTAACTAAGCCTGAAATGTTTGATGTTATAGTCACCACCAACCTATTTGGAGATATTTTATCTGATGAAGGTGCAGGACTGGTCGGAGGACTAGGATTAATACCTTCCGCCAATATTGGAGACAATCAGGGGTTATTTGAACCAGTACACGGCTCTGCTCCACGTCATGCTGGAAAAGGAACTGCTAATCCTGCAGCCATGATGTTATCTGCAGTTTTGATGCTTGATTATCTGGATGAAACTGAAGAAGCTCGTAAAATGGAAAATGCTATAGTTGAAACCTTGGCAGAAGGAAAAGTAGTCACCCAAGATCTAGGTGGTAACTCATCTACCATGGCCATGGCCGCTGAAGTTAAAACCAAATTAGAAAACTTATAA
- the ribH gene encoding 6,7-dimethyl-8-ribityllumazine synthase, with protein MVNVRIGAVVAEFNYDITHMMLELAKEHAKFLDSEITEVITVPGVFDMPLVIKKLLKQENIDAVITLGAVIEGSTDHDQIVVQHASRKIADLALEYDKPVSLGISGPGMTRIEAHQRVEYGKRAVEAVVKMCDRLK; from the coding sequence ATGGTTAATGTAAGAATTGGGGCTGTAGTAGCAGAATTTAATTATGATATAACTCACATGATGCTTGAACTTGCTAAAGAACATGCGAAGTTTTTAGATTCAGAAATAACTGAAGTAATTACAGTTCCGGGAGTTTTTGATATGCCTCTGGTCATAAAAAAACTTTTAAAGCAAGAAAATATTGATGCAGTAATCACCTTAGGCGCAGTGATTGAGGGATCAACCGATCACGACCAAATCGTAGTACAACATGCTTCCCGGAAGATTGCAGATTTAGCCTTGGAATATGACAAACCAGTTTCATTAGGAATTTCTGGCCCAGGTATGACACGTATAGAGGCCCATCAACGAGTTGAATACGGTAAAAGAGCTGTTGAAGCTGTTGTTAAGATGTGTGACCGTTTAAAATAA
- a CDS encoding 3-isopropylmalate dehydratase small subunit codes for MEGNVWKFGDDIDTDIIIPGRYLVVIDPKELAKHVMEGLDPDFHNKVNEGDFILGGKNFGCGSSREHAPLAFKGAGVSAVIAESFARIFYRNSINVGIPLLEAPGISKHLETGDKIEVDMDKGVIRKVETGEEYKFQKLPEFMLEILDKGGLIPYVKEQME; via the coding sequence ATGGAAGGAAACGTATGGAAGTTCGGAGATGATATTGATACTGATATCATAATTCCTGGACGTTATTTAGTAGTTATAGATCCTAAAGAACTTGCAAAGCATGTTATGGAAGGTTTAGACCCTGATTTCCACAATAAAGTTAATGAAGGAGATTTTATATTAGGTGGAAAGAATTTTGGATGTGGTTCATCTCGTGAGCACGCCCCACTGGCCTTCAAAGGGGCCGGAGTTTCAGCAGTTATTGCTGAATCCTTTGCCAGAATTTTCTACAGAAACTCTATAAATGTAGGAATTCCACTTTTAGAAGCTCCAGGAATATCTAAACATTTAGAAACTGGAGACAAAATCGAAGTGGATATGGACAAAGGAGTTATTCGAAAAGTAGAAACTGGAGAAGAATATAAATTCCAAAAATTGCCTGAATTCATGCTAGAAATTCTTGATAAAGGTGGTTTAATCCCTTATGTTAAAGAACAAATGGAATAA
- a CDS encoding AEC family transporter, translating into MLPVIMLNSGFLGYPIALGVFKVNGLVRPIFYDLGSILVFIGLGIILLASFGGSKRDVLMRALLFPPLYGIILGLMVNYFNFPIGFVLSDVLTFLSGAAIPLIMISLGLSID; encoded by the coding sequence ATGCTGCCGGTTATAATGTTAAATTCTGGGTTTTTAGGATATCCCATAGCTCTTGGTGTTTTTAAAGTTAATGGTCTGGTAAGGCCCATATTTTATGATTTAGGATCTATTTTGGTTTTTATTGGCTTGGGAATAATCCTTTTAGCTAGTTTTGGGGGAAGTAAGAGAGATGTTTTAATGAGGGCTCTGCTATTTCCACCATTATACGGCATAATTTTAGGGCTTATGGTCAATTATTTCAATTTCCCTATTGGTTTTGTGCTTTCTGATGTCCTTACTTTTTTATCAGGAGCAGCTATACCACTTATAATGATATCTTTAGGTCTTTCTATAGATTGA
- the radA gene encoding DNA repair and recombination protein RadA, with amino-acid sequence MVELEDLPNVGEKTAQKLRDAGFADMMRLATATAKELSVKAEIGEGVAEKVIEAARKSEQIDFETALDVMERRKEIGRINTGSEGLNELIGGGIETQAITEVFGEFGSGKSQISHELAVTIQLPPEQGGLDAECVFIDTENTFRPERIEQIAAGFELDMEEVLQKIHIARAFNSSHQILMAEKVNELIQSGTNIRLVIVDSLTAHFRAEYVGREALASRQQKLNQHLHTLQNLANTYNTAVFVTNQVQARPDAFFGSPTKAIGGHVLGHAATYRVWLKKGLAGKRIARLVDSPHLPEGESVFKITTEGIVD; translated from the coding sequence ATGGTAGAATTAGAAGATTTGCCTAATGTAGGCGAAAAAACTGCCCAAAAACTTCGAGACGCTGGATTCGCGGACATGATGCGACTTGCAACAGCTACAGCTAAAGAATTATCTGTTAAAGCAGAAATTGGTGAAGGTGTTGCTGAGAAAGTAATTGAAGCAGCCAGAAAATCAGAACAAATTGATTTTGAAACAGCTTTAGACGTAATGGAAAGGCGAAAAGAAATTGGTCGTATAAACACGGGAAGTGAAGGATTAAACGAGCTAATAGGTGGTGGAATAGAAACTCAGGCCATCACTGAAGTTTTCGGTGAATTCGGATCTGGTAAAAGTCAAATTTCGCATGAATTAGCTGTTACAATTCAATTACCTCCAGAACAGGGAGGTTTAGATGCGGAATGTGTCTTTATAGATACTGAAAATACTTTTCGTCCAGAAAGAATCGAGCAAATTGCAGCTGGTTTTGAACTGGATATGGAGGAAGTTTTACAAAAAATCCACATTGCGCGTGCATTTAACTCCAGTCACCAGATATTAATGGCTGAAAAAGTTAATGAATTAATTCAAAGTGGAACCAATATCCGTCTGGTTATAGTGGACTCCTTAACTGCTCACTTTCGGGCTGAATATGTTGGAAGGGAAGCTCTAGCATCCAGACAGCAGAAACTGAACCAGCATTTGCACACACTGCAAAATCTTGCTAACACCTATAACACTGCAGTTTTTGTAACTAATCAGGTTCAAGCCAGGCCAGATGCTTTCTTTGGAAGCCCTACTAAAGCTATTGGTGGTCACGTATTAGGTCACGCAGCTACTTATCGAGTATGGTTGAAGAAAGGATTAGCTGGTAAGAGAATTGCTCGTTTGGTGGACAGTCCTCACTTACCTGAAGGTGAAAGTGTCTTTAAGATCACTACGGAAGGTATTGTGGATTAA
- a CDS encoding OB-fold nucleic acid binding domain-containing protein, which yields MNEEIMQEYQKIEDKLSETEFLEKMDEMKKDYEDVSFMNDIDIARMIVGQFISEKNTPLSEKKEHSMDKISKMEEGADKLKIKGRVMRVSNPKPFTSRKGKNGKVANVILADETEEVRVVFWTENIKLLKNIKEGDVIEIDKVAVRDGYQGRKEIHLQPRSTLEKIESEDNLPDYSEKITAIGSIEEDQEVNVIARIIRLPGIRTFDKDGKEGKVASLELQDETGKISYTLWNKDTDLIEELGLQEGDSIKILGAQSRKRNDEISLTHPWVGRIIKGDYEVPEAEENVLKIGDAHEVKDVTVMGLVTKVQDAITFERSNGKSGAVKSIEIIDDTGSIRVTLWNDDTNLEINKGDIVKITGGNAEFDEYSPSGYRLNTNWNTSIVINPESDGNLREVLQEYKKHLEPVKIGTISEMEDDGEEVDIVGRVVSISEAREFQREDGTSGLVRSADMADESGAVKISLWDEKAHTNLKLGEALRIENARTKLGLYSVDLSVGKTARVMNPLPEDLEGLPSLEELEEMIYTTKKVDDLEEDDRNVRVIARVIDLYDPNEFQRSDGSPGIVRSMEIADDTGAIRASLWDEKAEIPITIGDAMRIENPRVTFRNDNLELSIGRNTQMVKAKDKDLEGLATFEELEEMIYQSRNIEDLDEEDRNIKVSGEITDAFGGRVLSYRCPNCNNRLESVEEEYVCDFCGETAEEPKYLLMLPARIADDTGEIRVTFFGKQAERLLGMTTPEVADIIAKSADEGALEDKVEDLNGLHITVIGDAKFDEYNEEIRLNPKKILEFEL from the coding sequence ATGAATGAGGAAATAATGCAGGAATATCAGAAAATTGAAGATAAATTATCTGAAACAGAGTTCCTGGAAAAAATGGACGAAATGAAGAAGGACTATGAAGATGTAAGCTTTATGAATGATATTGATATTGCGCGCATGATTGTAGGGCAGTTCATTAGTGAAAAAAATACTCCATTATCCGAAAAAAAAGAACATAGTATGGATAAAATTTCAAAAATGGAGGAAGGGGCAGATAAATTAAAAATTAAAGGTCGAGTAATGAGAGTTTCCAATCCAAAGCCTTTTACCAGTCGTAAAGGAAAAAACGGCAAAGTGGCCAATGTGATTTTGGCTGATGAAACAGAAGAGGTAAGGGTTGTTTTCTGGACTGAAAACATAAAACTCCTTAAAAACATAAAAGAAGGAGATGTAATTGAGATTGATAAGGTGGCAGTAAGAGATGGTTACCAGGGAAGAAAAGAAATTCATCTTCAGCCTAGATCCACTCTGGAAAAAATAGAATCTGAGGATAATTTACCCGATTACAGTGAAAAAATTACTGCTATAGGCTCTATTGAAGAAGATCAGGAAGTAAATGTAATTGCTAGAATAATAAGGCTTCCGGGCATAAGAACCTTTGATAAGGATGGCAAAGAAGGTAAGGTAGCTTCCCTAGAACTTCAGGATGAAACTGGAAAGATTAGTTATACTCTTTGGAACAAGGACACAGATTTAATCGAGGAACTGGGCCTTCAGGAAGGAGATTCTATAAAAATATTGGGTGCTCAAAGCCGTAAGAGAAATGATGAAATTTCTCTAACTCATCCCTGGGTGGGGCGGATAATTAAGGGAGATTATGAAGTTCCTGAAGCTGAAGAAAATGTTTTAAAAATAGGAGACGCCCATGAAGTAAAAGATGTCACGGTTATGGGTCTGGTAACTAAAGTACAGGATGCTATAACATTTGAACGATCAAATGGTAAATCTGGAGCAGTAAAATCAATAGAAATTATTGACGATACTGGATCCATCCGGGTAACTCTTTGGAATGATGATACTAACTTAGAAATTAACAAAGGAGATATAGTAAAAATTACTGGTGGAAACGCCGAATTTGATGAATACTCTCCTTCTGGATATCGTTTGAATACCAATTGGAATACTAGTATTGTTATTAATCCAGAATCTGATGGAAATCTACGGGAAGTTCTTCAAGAATATAAAAAACATTTAGAACCCGTTAAAATCGGAACCATAAGTGAAATGGAAGATGATGGGGAAGAAGTAGATATTGTAGGTCGTGTGGTATCTATTAGTGAAGCTCGAGAATTCCAGAGAGAAGACGGAACTTCAGGATTAGTACGTTCTGCAGATATGGCCGACGAGAGTGGCGCGGTTAAAATTTCATTGTGGGATGAAAAGGCCCATACTAACTTGAAATTAGGGGAAGCTCTCAGAATAGAAAATGCCCGAACCAAGTTAGGACTTTATAGTGTGGATCTCAGCGTGGGAAAAACTGCTAGGGTAATGAATCCTCTGCCTGAAGATTTAGAAGGATTGCCTTCATTGGAAGAATTGGAAGAAATGATTTACACAACTAAAAAAGTTGATGATCTGGAAGAAGACGATCGTAATGTGAGGGTAATTGCTCGGGTTATTGATTTATATGATCCTAATGAGTTCCAACGAAGTGATGGAAGCCCGGGAATTGTCCGGTCCATGGAAATTGCTGATGATACTGGTGCTATTAGGGCATCTCTGTGGGATGAAAAAGCAGAAATTCCAATAACCATTGGGGATGCTATGCGTATAGAAAATCCTAGAGTGACTTTCCGTAATGACAATCTGGAATTGAGTATTGGCAGAAACACCCAAATGGTTAAAGCTAAAGATAAAGACTTAGAGGGCCTGGCCACATTTGAAGAACTGGAAGAGATGATTTATCAGTCCCGAAATATTGAGGATCTGGATGAGGAAGATAGAAACATCAAAGTTTCTGGAGAAATCACAGATGCCTTTGGCGGTCGAGTATTATCTTACAGGTGTCCTAATTGTAATAACCGTTTAGAATCAGTAGAAGAAGAGTATGTTTGTGATTTCTGCGGTGAAACCGCGGAAGAGCCAAAATATCTGCTCATGCTTCCTGCAAGAATTGCTGATGACACTGGAGAAATTAGAGTAACCTTCTTTGGAAAACAGGCTGAAAGGCTGTTGGGCATGACCACTCCAGAAGTTGCAGATATAATTGCCAAAAGTGCAGATGAAGGTGCTTTAGAAGACAAAGTAGAAGATTTAAATGGATTGCATATAACGGTTATTGGTGATGCTAAATTTGATGAATATAATGAAGAAATACGCTTAAATCCTAAAAAAATCCTCGAATTTGAATTATAA
- a CDS encoding AEC family transporter — MKGIKEHLTDAAFVSVVRLLISPALTVLIVSISGLTGLERTVTIIEAVMPSAMLSVVLAITYDLDIKLTASCVFFSTILSLISLTLILSIL, encoded by the coding sequence TTGAAAGGAATTAAAGAACATTTAACTGACGCGGCATTTGTAAGTGTAGTAAGACTGCTAATTTCACCTGCTTTAACCGTTTTAATTGTATCTATTTCTGGTTTAACCGGCTTAGAACGGACAGTAACTATCATAGAGGCAGTTATGCCTTCGGCTATGCTCAGTGTGGTACTGGCTATTACTTATGATTTGGACATAAAACTTACCGCATCATGTGTATTCTTCAGTACAATTCTGAGTTTAATCAGCTTAACTTTGATATTAAGTATTTTATAA
- a CDS encoding CoB--CoM heterodisulfide reductase iron-sulfur subunit A family protein, translated as MVEEKKDQTKEEPKVGVYVCHCGINIGGVVDIPAVAEYAKTLPNVVLANDYKYYCSDPGQLEIQRDIKELGLNRVVMAACSPRLHEPTFRRAVEEAGLNPYLFEFANLREHDSWVHQSEPEAATQKAKDLVRMAVAKARLLEPLEASIVDVNNKAMVIGGGVAGIQAALDLADMGFKTYMVEKQPTIGGRMGQLDKTFPTLDCSMCILAPKMVDVGKHENIELMTYAEVKEVHGYIGNFTVKVEKKPRFIDEELCVGCGSCVEVCPIEMPNYFDEGIGMVKAAYIPFPQAVPLCATIDKDYCIECKLCDQICERGAVKHDQEPEEIELDLGTIIVATGYDPYDPTEKLEYGYGSHANVITGMELERQINASGPTEGKVIKPSDGEKPKRVAFIHCVGSRDEKIGKPYCSRVCCMYAMKNAQLIKDKMPDTEIVLYYMDIRAFGKGFEEFYKRSQEKYGIKFVRGRPAEVLENQDLTLTVRAEDTLLGKVTEYDYDMVVLGVGLVPPEGSEDLRQTIGLSKSADGFLMEAHPKLRPVDTLTDGVYLAGVAQGPKDIPDAVAQGSGAAARAAIPMVKGKVAIEPIIATTDLDVCGGCEVCVELCPYGAIDRTDEEQVSVNVALCKGCGTCVAACPSGAMDQQHFKTEQIFAQIEAAINEPSK; from the coding sequence ATGGTAGAAGAAAAAAAAGACCAAACTAAGGAAGAACCAAAGGTTGGTGTTTACGTATGTCACTGTGGTATAAACATCGGTGGTGTGGTGGATATACCAGCAGTTGCAGAATACGCTAAGACCTTACCTAATGTAGTTCTCGCTAACGACTATAAATATTATTGTTCTGATCCAGGACAATTAGAGATTCAAAGGGACATTAAAGAACTAGGATTAAACCGAGTAGTTATGGCTGCTTGTTCTCCAAGGCTCCACGAACCTACATTCAGAAGAGCTGTGGAAGAAGCTGGATTAAATCCGTACTTGTTTGAGTTTGCAAACTTACGTGAGCACGACTCCTGGGTACACCAAAGTGAACCAGAAGCTGCTACTCAAAAAGCTAAAGATTTAGTTCGAATGGCTGTAGCAAAAGCTCGATTATTAGAACCTCTAGAAGCTTCTATAGTGGATGTAAATAACAAAGCTATGGTTATTGGTGGAGGAGTAGCTGGTATTCAAGCTGCACTCGATTTAGCTGATATGGGATTCAAAACCTACATGGTAGAAAAACAACCTACCATTGGTGGAAGAATGGGTCAACTGGATAAGACCTTCCCAACTCTCGATTGTTCCATGTGTATCCTCGCTCCAAAAATGGTGGACGTAGGTAAGCACGAAAACATCGAACTCATGACTTATGCAGAAGTTAAAGAAGTACACGGTTACATCGGTAACTTCACTGTAAAAGTAGAGAAAAAACCAAGATTCATAGACGAAGAACTATGTGTTGGATGCGGTTCTTGTGTAGAAGTATGCCCTATCGAAATGCCTAACTACTTTGATGAAGGTATCGGTATGGTTAAAGCAGCATACATTCCATTCCCACAAGCTGTACCACTATGTGCAACCATAGATAAAGACTACTGTATCGAATGTAAACTCTGTGATCAGATCTGTGAACGGGGAGCCGTTAAACACGATCAAGAACCAGAAGAAATTGAACTCGATCTTGGTACTATTATCGTAGCAACTGGTTACGACCCATACGACCCAACTGAAAAGTTAGAATATGGTTACGGTAGCCACGCTAACGTGATTACTGGTATGGAACTAGAAAGACAGATCAATGCATCCGGACCTACTGAAGGAAAAGTTATCAAACCTTCCGACGGTGAAAAACCAAAACGTGTGGCATTTATCCACTGTGTTGGTTCCCGGGATGAGAAGATCGGTAAACCTTACTGTTCCCGTGTGTGCTGTATGTACGCCATGAAGAACGCTCAGTTAATTAAGGATAAAATGCCTGACACTGAAATAGTTCTCTACTACATGGATATTCGTGCATTCGGTAAAGGATTCGAAGAGTTCTACAAACGATCCCAAGAAAAATACGGAATCAAGTTCGTCAGAGGACGGCCTGCTGAAGTACTGGAAAACCAAGATCTCACTCTCACGGTTAGAGCAGAAGACACATTACTCGGCAAAGTAACTGAATACGACTATGATATGGTTGTTTTAGGTGTAGGTTTAGTACCTCCAGAAGGATCCGAAGATTTAAGACAGACCATAGGTCTATCCAAGTCTGCTGACGGTTTCCTCATGGAAGCTCACCCAAAACTAAGGCCAGTTGACACCTTAACTGATGGTGTATATCTTGCTGGTGTTGCCCAAGGTCCTAAGGATATTCCTGATGCTGTAGCTCAAGGATCTGGTGCTGCTGCTCGAGCAGCTATCCCTATGGTTAAAGGAAAAGTGGCCATTGAGCCTATCATTGCTACCACGGACCTTGATGTTTGTGGTGGATGTGAAGTTTGTGTCGAACTATGCCCATACGGTGCTATAGATCGAACAGATGAAGAACAAGTAAGTGTAAATGTAGCTCTATGTAAAGGATGCGGTACCTGTGTAGCAGCCTGCCCATCTGGAGCAATGGACCAACAGCACTTTAAGACTGAGCAAATATTTGCTCAAATTGAAGCTGCTATTAATGAACCATCAAAATAA
- the hacA gene encoding homoaconitase large subunit, giving the protein MSMTMAEKILAKSAGKKESEAGEIVMANIDVAMTHDLTGPLSVESFEKIGTPKVWDPEKIVIVFDHQVPADSLDAANNHLVMRQFVKEQKIKNFYDVREGVCHQVLPEKGHIVPGEVVVGTDSHTCTHGALGAFSTGIGSTDMAMVFSTGQLWFKVPETIRFEIEGTLGNYVSAKDVVLNIIGQIRADGATYKACEFAGNTVKEMNVSDRMVLCNMAIEMGGKTGLVEPDEKTLQYVNARSNKSYEVMKTDLDAPSLETMHIDVNELEPQIACPHHVDNVKPVSDVNGIEIDQVFLGSCTNGRISDLRDAAKILKGNHVSDSVRMLVIPASREVYTKALDEGLMNTFVDAGALVTNPCCGPCLGGHVGLIGPGEVSLSTSNRNFRGRQGSPEGEVYLSSASVAAASAITGKITDPRNIKF; this is encoded by the coding sequence ATGTCCATGACCATGGCAGAAAAAATACTGGCCAAATCCGCCGGTAAAAAAGAATCAGAAGCTGGAGAAATTGTTATGGCCAACATTGACGTGGCCATGACACACGACCTCACTGGACCATTATCAGTAGAGTCTTTTGAAAAAATAGGAACCCCCAAGGTGTGGGATCCAGAAAAAATAGTTATAGTCTTCGATCATCAAGTCCCCGCAGATTCCCTAGATGCAGCCAATAATCACTTGGTAATGCGCCAGTTTGTAAAAGAGCAGAAAATAAAAAATTTTTACGATGTTCGGGAAGGAGTATGCCATCAAGTGCTACCTGAAAAAGGACATATAGTTCCGGGTGAAGTAGTTGTAGGAACTGATTCCCATACATGTACTCATGGAGCACTAGGAGCATTTTCTACAGGAATAGGGTCAACAGATATGGCTATGGTATTTTCCACTGGCCAGCTATGGTTTAAGGTTCCAGAAACCATTCGATTTGAAATAGAAGGAACTCTCGGAAATTATGTTTCTGCCAAAGATGTGGTATTAAACATCATCGGTCAAATTAGAGCTGATGGGGCCACTTACAAGGCCTGTGAATTTGCAGGAAATACTGTTAAAGAGATGAATGTATCGGATAGAATGGTTCTCTGTAACATGGCCATTGAAATGGGTGGAAAGACGGGATTAGTGGAACCTGATGAAAAAACCCTGCAATATGTCAATGCCCGATCTAATAAAAGCTACGAAGTTATGAAAACTGATTTAGATGCACCATCTCTAGAAACCATGCACATTGACGTGAATGAACTGGAACCACAAATTGCCTGTCCTCATCACGTAGATAATGTAAAACCCGTTAGTGATGTAAATGGAATTGAAATAGACCAAGTATTCTTGGGTTCCTGTACTAATGGCCGTATAAGTGATTTAAGGGATGCCGCCAAAATATTAAAAGGAAATCATGTGTCAGATAGCGTTCGAATGCTAGTAATACCTGCTTCCAGAGAAGTTTATACCAAAGCCTTAGATGAAGGACTTATGAATACCTTTGTAGATGCCGGTGCACTGGTGACCAATCCCTGCTGTGGTCCTTGTTTAGGAGGCCATGTAGGGCTTATAGGGCCTGGTGAAGTCAGTTTATCTACTTCTAACCGAAATTTCAGAGGTCGGCAGGGAAGTCCTGAAGGAGAAGTTTATTTATCTTCTGCGTCTGTGGCTGCAGCCTCTGCAATTACTGGAAAGATTACTGATCCTAGAAATATTAAATTTTAA
- a CDS encoding cysteine desulfurase, translating to METSEVRADIPLLEKVIYLDAASTTPTPKPVVEAMCDYFYNYNANTGRGAYSLSIKATQKMKDAKQKVASFISASPKEIVFTKNTTEAINIVANGLSFKKGDSIIVPNIEHHSNFLPWINLRKKGVNLKIVKADSNGIVNPSSIEKAIDETTRIITVTHVSNAIGSVQEVHEIGKIAREKDLLYLVDAAQSIGHMNVDINDINADFAAFPGHKGTLGPVGTGFLYCNQKRVSELEPTSLGGGTVLDVSEDDFELETFPAKFEGGTSNIAGFIGLGASIDYINRIGMGKIEKHSINLTQELYSSLASIENVTCYGNPQNIYGIVSFNINNMHPHDVAKILDEIGGICVRSGYHCAIPAIKHIGAYEQGGTVRASVHYYNTSEEIQKLAKTVGEIAKTFGA from the coding sequence ATGGAAACTAGTGAAGTAAGGGCCGATATTCCTCTTTTAGAAAAAGTCATTTACTTAGATGCCGCTAGCACAACCCCTACACCCAAACCAGTGGTAGAGGCCATGTGCGATTACTTTTATAATTACAATGCCAATACCGGGCGGGGAGCTTACTCTTTATCAATTAAAGCCACCCAAAAAATGAAAGATGCTAAACAGAAAGTTGCTAGTTTCATAAGTGCCTCTCCCAAAGAGATTGTTTTTACAAAAAACACCACGGAAGCTATAAATATTGTGGCCAATGGCCTAAGCTTTAAAAAAGGAGATTCAATTATTGTGCCCAATATAGAGCATCATTCTAATTTTCTACCCTGGATAAATCTTAGAAAAAAAGGAGTTAATTTAAAAATTGTCAAAGCAGATTCTAATGGAATAGTTAATCCTTCTTCCATTGAAAAAGCAATAGACGAAACTACTAGGATTATTACAGTCACCCATGTTTCCAATGCCATAGGTTCTGTGCAGGAAGTGCATGAAATTGGCAAAATTGCTAGAGAAAAAGATTTATTATATCTAGTAGATGCTGCCCAATCCATAGGCCATATGAACGTAGATATTAATGACATAAATGCAGATTTTGCAGCTTTTCCGGGGCATAAAGGTACTTTAGGTCCAGTTGGCACTGGTTTTCTCTACTGCAACCAGAAAAGAGTTTCTGAGTTAGAGCCCACTTCTTTGGGAGGTGGAACAGTGCTGGATGTTTCAGAAGATGATTTCGAATTAGAAACATTTCCAGCTAAATTTGAAGGAGGAACATCAAATATTGCAGGTTTTATAGGTTTAGGAGCTTCTATTGACTATATTAATAGAATAGGGATGGGAAAAATAGAAAAACATAGTATAAATCTCACTCAAGAGCTTTATTCATCCTTAGCCAGTATAGAAAATGTAACTTGCTATGGAAATCCCCAAAATATTTATGGTATTGTATCCTTTAACATTAATAATATGCATCCCCATGACGTGGCTAAAATTCTGGATGAAATAGGAGGAATATGTGTAAGAAGTGGTTATCACTGCGCAATTCCTGCTATAAAACACATTGGCGCCTATGAACAGGGGGGAACTGTACGTGCGTCTGTACATTATTATAATACCTCAGAAGAAATCCAGAAACTAGCTAAAACCGTGGGAGAGATTGCAAAAACATTTGGAGCGTAA